In one Lolium rigidum isolate FL_2022 chromosome 3, APGP_CSIRO_Lrig_0.1, whole genome shotgun sequence genomic region, the following are encoded:
- the LOC124696482 gene encoding CASP-like protein 5A1, with product MFASRPAVHPVEAPPPTDPVGQPTGVLMKDLPGMPGTAGGLGLRVAQFAFAAVALAVMASTNDFPSVTAFCYLVAATILQCLWSFSLAIVDVYALLVKRCLRNRRAVCLFAIGDGITAALTFGAACSSAGITVLIDNDLNICGENHCGSFETATAMAFMSWFALTPSFLLNFWSMASR from the exons ATGTTCGCGAGCAGGCCGGCGGTGCACCCggtggaggcgccgccgccgacggatcCGGTGGGGCAGCCCACGGGCGTGCTCATGAAGGACCTGCCGGGGATGCCCGGCACCGCGGGGGGCCTCGGCCTCCGCGTCGCGCAGTTCGCCTTCGCCGCCGTCGCGCTCGCCGTCATGGCTTCCACCAACGACTTCCCCTCCGTCACCGCCTTCTG CTATCTTGTTGCAGCAACCATACTTCAATGCCTGTGGAGCTTTTCACTTGCCATCGTGGATGTCTATGCATTGCTTGTTAAGCGTTGCTTACGGAACCGTCGTGCTGTTTGTCTTTTTGCTATCGGAGATGGG ATCACGGCAGCACTGACCTTCGGTGCAGCATGCTCGTCAGCAGGCATCACCGTCTTAATCGATAATGATCTGAACATATGTGGCGAAAACCACTGTGGGAGTTTCGAGACCGCGACGGCGATGGCATTCATGAGCTGGTTTGCTCTTACGCCTTCCTTTCTGCTGAACTTCTGGTCAATGGCTTCTCGATGA
- the LOC124701712 gene encoding BTB/POZ domain-containing protein SR1IP1 isoform X1 yields MQTETAPQFSSAAMKRTSDWIRSQEFPSDITIQVGESTFNLHKLPLASKCGYIRKQVSGANGSRVTHLEIAGMPGDAKAFDLVIKFCYGVNFEITADNVAMLRCAAEHLEMTEECKPGNLIGRAEAYLEEVALASLAGAVTALRSAEELLPASDKVRLIGRCIDAVATMTCGDGGGDDGGLKPVDEYWWVDELTALRIDTFQRVMIAMKARGFKGIAMGTMIMLYAQKSLRRLDMNGRDRKKMEPRQEHEKRVVLETIVSLLPREKNTMSVSFLSMLLRAAIYLDTSLACRLDLEGRMAGQLGQAVLDDLLIPSSSPEGAGATAFDVDAVQRIMAGYLEHEGEATRLDYNTDDDFVSAASPPNDVGPVGRLMESYLAEISSDVNLPVDKFTCLAELIPERARFNEDGMYRAIDIYLKAHPSLSEGERKKVCSVMDCQKLSREACAHAAQNDRLPMQTVVQVLYHEQRRLRLPPSQPPSGAPSYAGGESPALSYRPTPSFNGRDRSAPSSEVSRLQRENDELRMELLQMKMRLRDPSAAPPPQPPLAAAPSGGRSFPPSGKPPLPKKPGGGSGGGGFMKKLGRLNPFVRDPVAAGKVRTKPAKDRRHSIS; encoded by the exons ATGCAGACCGAGACTGCTCCTCAGTTCTCTTCAGCTGCCATGAAGAGAACCAGTGACTG GATCCGTTCACAAGAATTCCCGAGCGATATTACCATCCAAGTTGGGGAGAGCACCTTCAACCTGCACAAG CTGCCATTGGCGTCTAAATGCGGCTACATCAGGAAGCAGGTGTCAGGGGCCAACGGCTCCCGGGTCACCCACCTCGAGATCGCGGGCATGCCCGGCGACGCCAAGGCGTTCGACCTCGTCATCAAGTTCTGCTACGGCGTCAACTTCGAGATCACGGCCGACAACGTCGCCATGCTGCGCTGCGCCGCCGAGCACCTGGAGATGACCGAGGAGTGCAAGCCGGGGAACCTGATCGGCAGGGCGGAGGCCTACCTGGAAGAGGTGGCGCTGGCGAGCCTCGCGGGCGCGGTCACCGCGCTCCGCAGTGCCGAGGAGCTCCTCCCGGCGTCCGACAAGGTGCGGCTCATCGGCAGGTGCATCGACGCCGTCGCGACCATGACGTGCGGCGACGGGGGTGGCGACGATGGCGGACTGAAGCCCGTGGACGAGTACTGGTGGGTCGACGAGCTGACGGCGCTGCGGATCGACACGTTTCAGAGAGTCATGATCGCCATGAAGGCCAGAGGGTTCAAGGGCATCGCCATGGGGACTATGATCATGCTCTACGCTCAGAAGTCTCTTCGAAGACTG GACATGAACGGTAGAGACAGGAAGAAGATGGAGCCTCGGCAGGAGCACGAGAAGCGTGTGGTCCTCGAGACGATCGTGAGCCTGCTGCCGAGGGAGAAGAACACCATGTCGGTCAGCTTCCTGTCGATGCTGCTCCGAGCGGCGATCTACCTGGACACGTCGCTAGCGTGTCGGCTCGACCTGGAGGGGCGGATGGCCGGGCAGCTCGGCCAGGCCGTGCTCGACGACCTCCTCATCCCGTCCTCCTCTCCCGAAGGCGCTGGCGCGACGGCCTTCGATGTCGACGCTGTGCAGAGGATCATGGCTGGCTACCTGGAGCACGAGGGCGAGGCGACCCGGCTGGACTACAACACCGACGACGACTTCGTCTCGGCGGCATCGCCGCCCAACGACGTCGGGCCGGTCGGCAGGCTCATGGAGAGCTACCTCGCCGAGATCTCGTCGGACGTGAACCTGCCGGTCGACAAGTTCACTTGTCTCGCCGAGCTCATCCCGGAGCGCGCCAGGTTCAACGAGGACGGCATGTACCGCGCCATCGACATCTACTTGAAG GCCCATCCGTCGCTGAGCGAGGGCGAGAGGAAGAAGGTGTGCAGCGTGATGGACTGCCAGAAGCTGTCGCGGGAGGCGTGCGCGCACGCGGCGCAGAACGACCGACTGCCGATGCAGACGGTCGTGCAGGTGCTGTACCACGAGCAGCGGCGCCTCCGCTTGCCGCCCTCGCAGCCTCCGAGCGGCGCACCATCTTACGCCGGAGGGGAGTCGCCGGCGCTATCGTACAGGCCAACGCCGAGCTTCAACGGGCGGGACCGGAGCGCGCCGTCAAGCGAGGTGTCGCGGCTGCAGCGAGAGAACGACGAGCTCAGGATGGAGCTGCTCCAGATGAAGATGCGGCTCAGGGACCcctcggcggcgccgccgccgcagccgccgcttgCGGCAGCGCCTAGCGGAGGCCGGAGCTTCCCACCGTCGGGGAAGCCGCCTCTGCCGAAGAAgccgggcggcggcagcggcggtggcggGTTCATGAAGAAGCTCGGACGGCTCAACCCGTTCGTCCGTGACCCTGTGGCCGCCGGCAAGGTCCGCACGAAGCCGGCCAAGGATCGGAGGCACTCCATTTCTTGA
- the LOC124701712 gene encoding BTB/POZ domain-containing protein SR1IP1 isoform X2, producing MQTETAPQFSSAAMKRTSDWIRSQEFPSDITIQVGESTFNLHKLPLASKCGYIRKQVSGANGSRVTHLEIAGMPGDAKAFDLVIKFCYGVNFEITADNVAMLRCAAEHLEMTEECKPGNLIGRAEAYLEEVALASLAGAVTALRSAEELLPASDKVRLIGRCIDAVATMTCGDGGGDDGGLKPVDEYWWVDELTALRIDTFQRVMIAMKARGFKGIAMGTMIMLYAQKSLRRLDMNGRDRKKMEPRQEHEKRVVLETIVSLLPREKNTMSVSFLSMLLRAAIYLDTSLACRLDLEGRMAGQLGQAVLDDLLIPSSSPEGAGATAFDVDAVQRIMAGYLEHEGEATRLDYNTDDDFVSAASPPNDVGPVGRLMESYLAEISSDVNLPVDKFTCLAELIPERARFNEDGMYRAIDIYLKAHPSLSEGERKKVCSVMDCQKLSREACAHAAQNDRLPMQTVVQVLYHEQRRLRLPPSQPPSGAPSYAGGESPALSYRPTPSFNGRDRSAPSSEVSRLQRENDELRMELLQMKMRLRDPSAGS from the exons ATGCAGACCGAGACTGCTCCTCAGTTCTCTTCAGCTGCCATGAAGAGAACCAGTGACTG GATCCGTTCACAAGAATTCCCGAGCGATATTACCATCCAAGTTGGGGAGAGCACCTTCAACCTGCACAAG CTGCCATTGGCGTCTAAATGCGGCTACATCAGGAAGCAGGTGTCAGGGGCCAACGGCTCCCGGGTCACCCACCTCGAGATCGCGGGCATGCCCGGCGACGCCAAGGCGTTCGACCTCGTCATCAAGTTCTGCTACGGCGTCAACTTCGAGATCACGGCCGACAACGTCGCCATGCTGCGCTGCGCCGCCGAGCACCTGGAGATGACCGAGGAGTGCAAGCCGGGGAACCTGATCGGCAGGGCGGAGGCCTACCTGGAAGAGGTGGCGCTGGCGAGCCTCGCGGGCGCGGTCACCGCGCTCCGCAGTGCCGAGGAGCTCCTCCCGGCGTCCGACAAGGTGCGGCTCATCGGCAGGTGCATCGACGCCGTCGCGACCATGACGTGCGGCGACGGGGGTGGCGACGATGGCGGACTGAAGCCCGTGGACGAGTACTGGTGGGTCGACGAGCTGACGGCGCTGCGGATCGACACGTTTCAGAGAGTCATGATCGCCATGAAGGCCAGAGGGTTCAAGGGCATCGCCATGGGGACTATGATCATGCTCTACGCTCAGAAGTCTCTTCGAAGACTG GACATGAACGGTAGAGACAGGAAGAAGATGGAGCCTCGGCAGGAGCACGAGAAGCGTGTGGTCCTCGAGACGATCGTGAGCCTGCTGCCGAGGGAGAAGAACACCATGTCGGTCAGCTTCCTGTCGATGCTGCTCCGAGCGGCGATCTACCTGGACACGTCGCTAGCGTGTCGGCTCGACCTGGAGGGGCGGATGGCCGGGCAGCTCGGCCAGGCCGTGCTCGACGACCTCCTCATCCCGTCCTCCTCTCCCGAAGGCGCTGGCGCGACGGCCTTCGATGTCGACGCTGTGCAGAGGATCATGGCTGGCTACCTGGAGCACGAGGGCGAGGCGACCCGGCTGGACTACAACACCGACGACGACTTCGTCTCGGCGGCATCGCCGCCCAACGACGTCGGGCCGGTCGGCAGGCTCATGGAGAGCTACCTCGCCGAGATCTCGTCGGACGTGAACCTGCCGGTCGACAAGTTCACTTGTCTCGCCGAGCTCATCCCGGAGCGCGCCAGGTTCAACGAGGACGGCATGTACCGCGCCATCGACATCTACTTGAAG GCCCATCCGTCGCTGAGCGAGGGCGAGAGGAAGAAGGTGTGCAGCGTGATGGACTGCCAGAAGCTGTCGCGGGAGGCGTGCGCGCACGCGGCGCAGAACGACCGACTGCCGATGCAGACGGTCGTGCAGGTGCTGTACCACGAGCAGCGGCGCCTCCGCTTGCCGCCCTCGCAGCCTCCGAGCGGCGCACCATCTTACGCCGGAGGGGAGTCGCCGGCGCTATCGTACAGGCCAACGCCGAGCTTCAACGGGCGGGACCGGAGCGCGCCGTCAAGCGAGGTGTCGCGGCTGCAGCGAGAGAACGACGAGCTCAGGATGGAGCTGCTCCAGATGAAGATGCGGCTCAGGGACCcctc ggcggGTTCATGA